The Ziziphus jujuba cultivar Dongzao chromosome 3, ASM3175591v1 region ATGGGTTATATATTTTCATCTTGGGGTAATACAATTAGTTGGAGAGCATTGTTGCAACCGGTGGTTGCACTCTCAAGTACTGAAACTGAATATATGGCTGCCAcgaaagaaacaagaaaggcATTCTGGTTAAAATGGTTGGTAAATGAGCTTGGTGTTCCCCAAAACCAAGTCATTGTGCATTGTGACAACCAAAGTGCAATCTTCTTGGCAAAGAATCAAGCCTTCTCGGACTGTACAAAGCCTATCAAGAAGAAGTACTACTTTGTTCGAGAATTGATCGATAAAGGTGAAGTGGATTTGGTgaagattgcgggtgaaaagaatttgatggataTGTTAACCAAGGTAGTTCCAACAGAGAAGCTTAGGCTCTGTTTGAGTCTAAGCAATGTGCAAAGCAAGTGATGAGGATGTGTGTGCAAGTAAGGAGCGATGGGATGATGTTTGGTGATGaagtgaagaggaagaaagcaagagaagaggaaaaaaaaaaaaccaaaattatgattttgccCCTCTTTAATGATATGTTAGCCTAGGAATTCGAGCCAGAATAGATGAAGGGGCTTTTCTActggttttagagagagaaatagcGGGTTCTTCAAAATCCCATCAATCGTGCCATACTCTTAATGATAAGGCTTGTAATCTCTTCAAGATGATGAAAATCATCATCTCCTTGCTTGCCAGTGGATGTAGATCACTTTTATCGAACCACATAAAAAcatttgtgtgtttttctctctctctcctcttatatttatgtacttgtctctttctctctctagatttttcATATGGGTTTGTTCTGAGATCttctatttcatttatatttgcttgtttgtgGACTTTTATGGGTTGTGTGCtgcttgtggatatatatatattgcttgctaTACACAGGTTGAATCTCTACAAAAGAACTAATCCTTTATATTTTAGTGAAGATCATAATCTTTTTCTTTGGAGTTATGCACATGGATCTCCGTTGCTAGAAAGTTTTAGTGCATTTGACTTGAGGGAATATGCTAAAAATATGGCAGTTGCTCTTGGTAGGGTGTCAGAAATGAAGTTAGGCTCCCTTTGCATCAGCTAAGGAAattcttcaaatttattattggttaaaaaaatgaCTTCTGG contains the following coding sequences:
- the LOC132803153 gene encoding secreted RxLR effector protein 161-like, producing MPESEQERESMAKTPYTSAVGCIMYLMVCTRRDIAHAISVVSRFMSNPRKPYWQALRWILRYLKGSMDVGLLYQKENNGNGDCVVGYCDADLESYQDKRKSLMGYIFSSWGNTISWRALLQPVVALSSTETEYMAATKETRKAFWLKWLVNELGVPQNQVIVHCDNQSAIFLAKNQAFSDCTKPIKKKYYFVRELIDKGEVDLVKIAGEKNLMDMLTKVVPTEKLRLCLSLSNVQSK